Proteins from a genomic interval of Scomber scombrus chromosome 11, fScoSco1.1, whole genome shotgun sequence:
- the LOC133990599 gene encoding DET1- and DDB1-associated protein 1-like, with the protein MEKSDFLKGLPVYNKNNFSRFHADSVCKASNRRPSVYLPTREYPSEQIIVTEKTNILLRYLHQQWDKKNAAKKREQDQTDGENTAPPRKIARTDSQELNEDS; encoded by the exons ATGGAGAAG AGTGATTTCCTGAAGGGTCTGCCTGtctacaacaaaaacaacttcagCAGGTTCCATGCTGACTCTGTATGTAAAGCATCA AACCGTCGACCATCTGTGTATCTTCCAACCCGGGAATATCCATCAGAGCAGA TCATAGTGACAGAGAAAACGAACATCTTATTGCGATACCTCCATCAACAGTGGGATAAAAAG AATGCAGCAAAAAAGCGGGAGCAGGATCAAACGGACGGGGAGAACACAGCGCCACCGCGAAAAATTGCCAGAACCGACAGTCAAGAGCTGAACGAGGACTCATAA
- the abhd8a gene encoding protein ABHD8, with product MLTSITEGILCCLTGKAASLVLPLESSEPSDGFEFVEVKPGRVLRVRHIIPERQPTVAEEQVAVKEKTNGGCDDDSSPEDYNKESNTGSSVHCKRKITVYRNGQLVIENLGDVLHSEILQCQDGDLEPCSTVEVELADYKEMPSSPDPNPVPPSVPPPLGEQKPAPPPRRRRRKPKRTVLIDSKRVISSCKGTHSDVALFFVHGVGGSLDIWSSQLDFFSRLGYEVIAPDLAGHGASTAPQIAAAYTFYALAEDLRAIFKRYARKRNILIGHSYGVSFCTFLAHEYPDLVHKVVMINGGGPTALEPSLCSIFQLPSCVLHCLSPCLAWSFLKAGFARQGAKEKQLLKQGNAFNVSPFVLRAMMSGQYWPEGDEVYHAELTVPILLVHGMCDKFVPMDEDQRMAEILLFAFLKVIEEGSHMVMMECPDTVNTLLHEFFLWEPDMSRKDSCKTDTEKTVSDTLQTLKINNLMDK from the exons ATGCTGACCAGTATCACTGAAGGGATACTGTGCTGCCTAACTGGGAAGGCTGCCAGTCTGGTCTTACCCCTGGAATCGTCAGAACCCTCTGATGGCTTTGAGTTTGTGGAGGTGAAACCTGGGAGAGTACTGCGGGTGCGACATATCATCCCTGAGCGTCAGCCAACAGTAGCAGAAGAGCAAGTTGCAGTCAAGGAGAAGACGAATGGGGGTTGTGATGATGATAGCTCTCCTGAGGATTATAATAAGGAGAGCAATACAGGCAGCAGTGTCCACTGCAAAAGGAAGATCACAGTCTACCGCAACGGCCAGCTGGTGATTGAGAATCTTGGTGATGTGTTACACTCCGAGATCCTGCAGTGTCAGGACGGGGATCTGGAACCCTGTAGTACTGTGGAGGTGGAGCTGGCTGACTACAAAGAAATGCCATCTTCTCCTGACCCCAACCCTGTTCCTCCTTCAGTTCCTCCACCCCTTGGAGAACAGAAACCTGCTCCACCTCCACGCCGTCGCCGCCGCAAGCCCAAGCGCACAGTGCTGATCGACTCAAAGAGGGTGATCTCAAGCTGCAAAGGGACACACTCGGACGTAGCGCTATTCTTCGTTCATGGTGTGGGAGGTTCACTGGACATTTGGAGCAGCCAACTGGACTTCTTCTCTCGGTTGGGCTATGAGGTCATTGCGCCGGACCTGGCGGGCCATGGAGCCAGCACTGCCCCACAGATTGCAGCAGCTTATACTTTTTATGCCCTGGCAGAGGACCTGCGTGCCATCTTTAAAAGATATGCTCGTAAACGCAACATTCTCATTGGCCACTCATATGG AGTGTCATTTTGCACCTTCCTGGCCCACGAATATCCCGACCTTGTTCATAAGGTAGTGATGATCAATGGTGGGGGTCCCACAGCTCTGGAGCCTAGCCTCTGCTCCATCTTCCAGCTGCCATCTTGTGTCCTTCACTGTCTGTCACCCTGTCTGGCGTGGAGCTTCCTCAA AGCTGGATTTGCCCGACAAGGTGCCAAAGAAAAGCAGCTGCTGAAGCAGGGCAATGCCTTCAATGTGTCTCCATTTGTCCTGCGTGCCATGATGAGTGGCCAGTACTGGCCTGAGGGCGATGAGGTCTACCATGCTGAACTCACTGTACCCATCCTTCTGGTTCATGGCATGTGTGACAAGTTTGTGCCCATGGATGAGGACCAGCGCATGGCAGAG ATCCTCCTGTTTGCATTCCTTAAAGTCATTGAGGAGGGAAGTCACATGGTCATGATGGAGTGTCCTGACACTGTCAACACCCTCCTCCATGAGTTCTTTCTCTGGGAGCCTGACATGTCCAGAAAAGACAGCTgcaagacagacacagagaagacTGTCAGTGACACTCTCCAGACACTGAAAATCAATAATCTAATGGACAAATAA
- the mrpl34 gene encoding 39S ribosomal protein L34, mitochondrial has product MNTILSSISRLRGLTHISSIPAGNLVLTGSTHLRLFSNWIVPRAAAGPQISRCGPLFSQAEGSGVFQQLPWQYQQVRTRKRGTEYQPKNIKRKRTHGWIKRLSSRGGIEVILRRMLKGRKSLAH; this is encoded by the exons ATGAATACTATATTGTCGTCTATTTCCCGACTGCGTGGGCTAACTCACATTAGCAG cATTCCTGCAGGGAACCTTGTATTAACTGGCAGCACTCACCTTAGATTATTCAGCAACTGGATTGTACCCAGAGCAGCTGCAGGACCTCAGATTTCCAGATGTGGGCCACTCTTTTCACAAGCTGAGGGTTCAGGAGTATTCCAGCAGCTTCCGTGGCAATACCAGCAAGTACGAACACGGAAAAGAGGTACTGAGTATCAGCCCAAGAATATCAAACGCAAGAGGACCCACGGTTGGATCAAGAGACTGAGCTCAAGAGGCGGCATTGAGGTGATTCTACGGCGCATGTTGAAGGGACGGAAGTCACTTGCACATTAA